A single genomic interval of Pomacea canaliculata isolate SZHN2017 linkage group LG5, ASM307304v1, whole genome shotgun sequence harbors:
- the LOC112564197 gene encoding uncharacterized protein LOC112564197 isoform X1, translating to MIAHKAPRIEPPSTGSFGGDSTQDWELANAAISFGQTLLSLSLPHSLFPSPRSAAMIVSLLLYLFPLLHLGYALVANPSASRSSSSSSHPSLGVPKSSAHCSDCERLLSSRIKEKQEVERVKHRIMVAIRSTNSDFAMPSSRFGATVTAAAFAETSPPRGVFSDGDDSGGKESGEKAAAVERRRQAGGRPRKERKKYATVKRNREMTGLASHLYDQGDDDVDGGGDDDNDDGGSSREWSVKKNVGGPDIVTFSKVLISRRRRNVLQFKLSSVEPEVQNLEVVKARLWLLLHGKSPSSSSEEPNTASKFKDTEADRSTANSWKLGMVLVGSGQMNTTDTQPDTRVVPRADDDRPAASKQKKKTAVFKVLLLNDNGTETLLTYLRTNVTVTNWHKLNLPVGMIQQQLHAAQPFLTLVIRCSRCGRALQTSPPTAGTTKPVAGDRRRRKEGGAYKARSRRQRSRVHGDGKASGRQVTGQRKMASRMPKRLQHLPFLVINTRIRKS from the exons ATGATCGCGCATAAAGCACCGCGGATAGAGCCGCCATCCACAGGCTCTTTTGGGGGGGATTCCACGCAGGACTGGGAACTTGCGAACGCTGCAATCTCGTTTGGACaaactcttctttctttatcactacctcactctctctttccatctccCCGATCTGCCGCTATGATTGTTTCCCTGTTGCTGTACCTGTTCCCGCTTTTGCACCTGGGATACGCCCTTGTCGCGAACCCTTCTGCCTCCcggtcgtcgtcatcgtcgtctcACCCTTCGCTGGGTGTCCCCAAGTCCAGCGCGCACTGCAGCGACTGCGAGAGACTGCTGAGCAGCCGCATCAAGGAGAAGCAGGAGGTGGAGCGCGTCAAGCACCGCATCATGGTGGCCATCAGAAGCACCAACAGCGACTTCGCCATGCCTTCTTCTCGGTTCGGGGCTACTGTCACCGCTGCCGCCTTCGCCGAGACCAGCCCCCCACGTGGCGTCTTCAGCGACGGCGACGACAGCGGCGGCAAGGAAAGCGGCGAGAAGGCGGCAGCTGTAGAACGAAGGCGGCAGGCTGGCGGCAGGccgaggaaagagagaaaaaagtacgCCACCGTTAAAAGAAACCGCGAAATGACGGGATTGGCTAGCCATCTCTATGACCAGGGcgacgatgatgttgatggtggtggtgatgatgataatgatgacggcGGCAGCAGTAGAGAGTGGTCGGTGAAGAAGAACGTAGGAGGGCCGGACATCGTCACTTTCTCCAAAGTTCTGA TATCTAGACGAAGGCGCAATGTTCTTCAGTTCAAGCTGAGCTCTGTCGAGCCCGAAGTCCAGAACCTGGAAGTGGTCAAAGCGCGCCTGTGGCTTTTGCTTCACGGTAagtccccctcctcctcctccgagGAACCCAACACAGCTTCAAAGTTCAAAGATACGGAAGCCGACCGTTCAACCGCGAACTCTTGGAAGCTGGGGATGGTGTTAGTGGGGTCAGGTCAGATGAACACCACAGACACGCAGCCCGACACTCGTGTGGTCCCTCGGGCAGACGATGACCGTCCGGCAGCCagcaaacagaagaagaagacggCCGTTTTCAAGGTGCTGCTGCTGAACGACAACGGCACGGAGACCCTACTGACCTACCTGCGCACGAACGTAACAGTGACTAACTGGCACAAGCTCAACCTGCCTGTTGGCATGATCCAGCAGCAGCTGCACGCTGCTCAGCCTTTTCTCACCCTCGTCATCCGCTGCAGTCGTTGTGGCAGGGCCCTGCAGACTTCTCCGCCCACTGCTGGAACCACCAAGCCCGTCGCAGGCGACAGGCGACGACGCAAAGAAGGAGGCGCATACAAGGCTAGAAGTCGGCGGCAGAGAAGTCGTGTGCATGGGGACGGAAAGGCTTCTGGGAGGCAGGTCACAGGTCAAAGGAAGATGGCATCACGCATGCCAAAAAGACTGCAGCATTTGCCGTTCCTGGTTATTAACACGAGGATCAGAAAAAGCTGA
- the LOC112564197 gene encoding uncharacterized protein LOC112564197 isoform X2, which translates to MIAHKAPRIEPPSTGSFGGDSTQDWELANAAISFGQTLLSLSLPHSLFPSPRSAAMIVSLLLYLFPLLHLGYALVANPSASRSSSSSSHPSLGVPKSSAHCSDCERLLSSRIKEKQEVERVKHRIMVAIRSTNSDFAMPSSRFGATVTAAAFAETSPPRGVFSDGDDSGGKESGEKAAAVERRRQAGGRPRKERKKYATVKRNREMTGLASHLYDQGDDDVDGGGDDDNDDGGSSREWSVKKNVGGPDIVTFSKVLISRRRRNVLQFKLSSVEPEVQNLEVVKARLWLLLHG; encoded by the exons ATGATCGCGCATAAAGCACCGCGGATAGAGCCGCCATCCACAGGCTCTTTTGGGGGGGATTCCACGCAGGACTGGGAACTTGCGAACGCTGCAATCTCGTTTGGACaaactcttctttctttatcactacctcactctctctttccatctccCCGATCTGCCGCTATGATTGTTTCCCTGTTGCTGTACCTGTTCCCGCTTTTGCACCTGGGATACGCCCTTGTCGCGAACCCTTCTGCCTCCcggtcgtcgtcatcgtcgtctcACCCTTCGCTGGGTGTCCCCAAGTCCAGCGCGCACTGCAGCGACTGCGAGAGACTGCTGAGCAGCCGCATCAAGGAGAAGCAGGAGGTGGAGCGCGTCAAGCACCGCATCATGGTGGCCATCAGAAGCACCAACAGCGACTTCGCCATGCCTTCTTCTCGGTTCGGGGCTACTGTCACCGCTGCCGCCTTCGCCGAGACCAGCCCCCCACGTGGCGTCTTCAGCGACGGCGACGACAGCGGCGGCAAGGAAAGCGGCGAGAAGGCGGCAGCTGTAGAACGAAGGCGGCAGGCTGGCGGCAGGccgaggaaagagagaaaaaagtacgCCACCGTTAAAAGAAACCGCGAAATGACGGGATTGGCTAGCCATCTCTATGACCAGGGcgacgatgatgttgatggtggtggtgatgatgataatgatgacggcGGCAGCAGTAGAGAGTGGTCGGTGAAGAAGAACGTAGGAGGGCCGGACATCGTCACTTTCTCCAAAGTTCTGA TATCTAGACGAAGGCGCAATGTTCTTCAGTTCAAGCTGAGCTCTGTCGAGCCCGAAGTCCAGAACCTGGAAGTGGTCAAAGCGCGCCTGTGGCTTTTGCTTCACG GCTGA